The DNA sequence GATAATTTAGTAGGTTGCAAGACTTATTTATATTTCAAATTTTAGATATTTTTATATTAGATATTTATATGTTGAGTACACTAGAAGTTTCGGTGTTAATAAGTTTCTCTTATAGGGTAATTTGTATGTTGTTTTGTTTGTTTGCTTGGGCTGTAGCATAATCACCTCTCTAATATGTGTTCCTTATTCAAGACGACTGATTTTCAAGTTTCACCAAGAATTTTTTATGGGCTGTAAATGATGGTTTATACAGAGGATATATATGTAATGTAACTTGAATTGGTGGTTTAATATCTCCAGTTCAAGATGGTGCATTGAAAATTAATGCTGATAACATGCTCGAAGAGAAAGATCCACAGTATGATGCAATGCTCAGTCAAATGGTGGGTAGAATCCAATCTAAGTCTGGAGGGAAATCTGAGATGGGTGAGGTGAGTTCATTCAAGTTGTTAAGTATATGTAACATCTGTTATCGGGGTTATTGCTCTCTAGCAACAAAGTTAGGGTTCACTGAGATAATTATATATGAATTACAAATTTAAAACTTCTTTGGGGACAAAATTTAGAACATACATCTATGTGTATTAAAAGGGTAAAACAAAAATCTTTAATCAAAATTTTGTGAATAATCCCGGTTAGAAGTTGGGGTTGCGGTCTCCCCCCTGTGCACCTCATCCCTCCGTACATGGTATTCTTCCTACCAGTACCAATATAAGAGGGTGAGACCTGCCATTGCAGCATAAGCATAATAGCTCGACTATATAAACTATTCTATTTGCAGTATTGGTAATGATGCTAAGTTTTAATTTATTATTTGGTATTGCTAGAACTGCTTTATCATGTATTTAGACATCTGACGGATCTGATTTTACTTGATTCTTTATACCTAACAATCATTTGCAAATTAAAAAAATATCTAAGAAACTTGGTTTCTGTTTCTTAATGTAACGTTTTATTCCCAAGTACGTGTTGGTTGCCTTGGTGACAATTTAATTGTTCTCTACTGTACATTCTTCCATATTGTTTGCTCAGGCTGTGCTAGATCACCAGTTAGTGCCAGCAACTAAACATGTGTTATCCAGAATTCAATTGCTctcttttcattttaaaacacttgATCCACTTCGATATTCAAAAACTGATAatatatttttagtttttttcTGGCGAGCACGTTATTGATCTTTCAAATTAGGTTCAAAGCACTGGTTACTTGAAAGTTGAAAGTTCTAATAAAGAACAGATCTACTGCCTGACTTTTGAGTTAATGTAATGGTTCTTTATTCAAAAATCAAATTGGATCGACTACATTGATATATCATGTGATTGAGCTGTCAAAGAGAATTGTATACCTGTTGATTGATGAGGTGCAATCTCAGTTACTAATCATTTGAGAATGCACTTCTACTGGTAAATTTTATACTTTTTAGAACTGAAACTAGTTCATCTGTTGCCCTGGAGTTCTTGCAGTGATCTCTTCAATCTTTGAATTTTATTTTTGATATAATAATTGAACATCATTGTGTTACAATGCATATTAAGTCATCTCATTTTCTGATTCTGAGGATGTTAATTCAGGCATTTGTAGTGGAGAGGTATAGTAGACCCACACCAAAACTCAGGAGTACTAAAACAGGTGGGACTGACCGATATGAGGAAAGGCCCGCTCCTTCAGGAACCTTGAACATATCTCAAATACGCCAGATTGTCCAGCTACATCAAGGCAAGGCTTCTGATCACAACGGGCCTATGAATATTCAACAAATTGCTGAGAGGTTTCGCATTGATGCTGCACAAGTAGAGAAGATTCTTCAGTTCATATCACTTCCTGCAGAAGATGACAGTAAACAGAAAAAGAATCAACAATGACAATAGATCACAAGTCTTTACTTTACTAACTTGAAGTTTTGACACATGAGAGATAGATTGCACTAGTTGTATCAAAGAGTCTGTTGAAACCAGGAGACTTGTGTTTGTAATCAATAATTGTGCATTTCAAGTGTAATGACCCTCAAGTCGAAGCCTGCTTCGGGGTACGTCACAGCTACTGATTGGATTCTTGTTTACATGTTTATCAGTTAAATTCAATCATATAAATTTTCATTTAGGAATGCTCTCATGGAATTGACAGTCAAGGCATGCTGCATAATTAGTAACATCGTCTTTAAGGTGCGAATTCTTAGATCAAAATTTGCCTATTTGAGTCATTAAATATTCTGATACTCAGCTCCTCTTCTGTTTAATATCTGACTATTTATCGTAACCTCTTTACAGCTTAAAATAAAATTGGATACCTTTGCTCCTTCCTTATTTTTACATCAGATGACTTGTTGATGTCTAATTTGTGCCATCATAAGTTTTACATATCGTGCCCCTATATTTAGACATTTAGTTCCAGTTCTATTTGCTATTTTTATTCAGGAAGAGGTAACAAGGATGGATTTTGTCATTTTACATGTCAATCCCTCCCTGTATTAGATGTCATTGCCTGTAAGATCAGGTCCACTCTGTGATTTCGCATCTATTGCCTGTTATTCCACCTTTCTAGATCGATCCCTTATTATAGCTCATATATATTACAAACATCCATGCAAGCCAACCGTGATCCTAAACGATCCTTTTCTTGTTTTTCCATATAGTGTTCTTCTGATCAATATATGGAATACAGAAATCTAGACATTACACTAATCTCCGCCAAAGACATTAAAAATGTCAATCTCATATCTAAGATGGATGTTTATGCTATCGTTTGGATTGACGGTGGTGATCCTGGCGCCGTCATAAGAACCCCTACCCACAAAGAAGCTGGCACTGACCCTAAGTGGAACTTTCATATGAAGTTTACCCTCGACGATGCTGCAGCTCAGCAGAACCGCTTGACATTAATCATCAGGCTCCGTTGCCAGAGGGATCTTGGAGATAAAGACATAGGAGATGTCCGTATTCCTATCAAAGAAATCATTGGACAAAATGTGGGAGATGACAAGGAAGAACAGTTGCTAAAATATCAGGTCAGAAGACCTGATGGAAGACAAAAAGGGGAGCTGAGTTTGTCGTATAAATTTAGCGACAAAATTGTAGGAGAACAGACTAAATCAAAATCTTCGGAGGAGCCCATTACTGCTTATCCCGCAAAATATGCAGAATCCGGGCCAAGTTCTGGATACCAGCCGCCACAAGGTGGTTATCCTCCTGCAGGGTATCAACAACAAGGCGGTTATCCTCCTGCAGGGTATCCGCCACAAGGTGCTTATCCTCCTGCAGGGTATCCGCAACAAGGTGCACCACCTGTAGCAGGGTATGGATATCCCCCACACCCTTATGGTGGATATCCACCGCAGCAGGGATATGGTGGTTATCCACCCCAACAAGGGTACGGGTTTGCGCCTGTGCAGAAACCTCATAAGAAGAATAAGCTCGGTGGTATGGGATTGGGTATGGGATTGCTGGGAGGTGCATTAGGTGGGATGATGATAGGGGACATGATTTCGGATGCTGGAGACTATAGTGCTGGCTATGAAGAAGGATATGAAGATGCTGGTGGTGAtcttgatttttaaaaaataatgagTTTCTTTATGAATTGTTGCTGTTTTTATATATTCACAATGTAAGAAGTATTGTTATTGTGCTCTGGCTTGAATCTGAGACATGAATGAACAATCCTTTGAGTTAAGTATATTTGTGTGTGTATTGATTCTTTTCATTTCATACATGATTCACATATTTGAAATTCGATTATATGTTCTGGATTGGTAGTATATGATAGATTTTCATTTGGATTTGTGATAGATTTTGTAAAGAGTATTTCAGAAGGCTAAGAATGCTCAGAAGAGCAATGCTACATATCCAAAATATTTCTTATAGATGTTTCCACAATTAAGCGTGTCATCTTTTTAATCATGAAATTTATATTAATACACTAGGGTCTCATCTTATTACAAGTGAATGACAACTCATCATTCGGGAACCGTTTCGGGAATGATTTTTGGGATTCTAGCATTTCTCGActaagaattttttttttattttttctaacCAATTTTGCATGGAATTCGAAATCATGTCGTATATTACCATTCCATATAGTTTTGAGAGTAACGGCATACACTCTGTTTTATCTGTATTCTATTTCCGAAAATCATTTATTCTGTTGCTGCTAGAGTTGCTAGAGTAGTGTAATGAAATACAAACTTGCTAAAACTGACTCAGTTTAATTGAAAAAGTGATTTTTTTCTATATGCCCCGAAGAGAGAACTTCTTTAATAATGAAAATACTAAAAGAAATATATGGAGAAGCAAGGAATCGAACCTCGAACAACTTCTCAGCATTAGAATCGCTCTACCATTGAGCTACTTCCCCGTTGATGAAAATTATTAATACTTGACTCGACTTAACACATATAAGtaataaaatatagaaaaattATGATTTACGATAAATTAAGATATGAACATTTTTTTACTAATACTGTCCATTTGGGAGTACCATAAAAAAAGATCAGGAAACCAGAAGAGAAAACTTCTTTTATAATAAAAATACGAAAAAACAAAAACTCATGGAGAAGCAAGGAATCGAACCTTGAACATCTTCTCAGTATTAGAATCGCTCTACCATTGAGATACTTCCCCATTGATGAAATTTGTTAATACTAGACTCTATTTAAACACATAagtaataaaatttaaaaatttctTTTTGATAAATATAGAGAAAGTTTATAATTTACGATAGAATACGATATGAACCCCTCGCAAAAAAAATGAACCCTTACTTTACGCAAATATGTCATCTTGGGAGCACCATAAAATAATTGATCAGAAAACCAGCTGATAATTTTATACAAGACTTAAAAGAATGTTCATACAAGTTTTACTAGTCACAACACCGACAACTTTTAGCTACAAAAAAAAAAGCAAGAAAAACGAAGAAAAAAATGGTCCTCATTTATAATTAACACGTAGAATGCACCCATGCTGACTGATAAATATGATATGCTAGTCCGAGCAATTAAAACCATGGCAAACAGAAAGCCAGATTATCAAAACCAGAAGCAGTAGTATACCAAAAACAACCAACTTTATCTTCATATTTTGATagggctgttcacgaaccgagccaAGTTTTGATCGAATAGAGCCaagctttaattttttttctgacgaaccgaaccgaaccgagctttcttatcgaacaaaaatcgtgttcgagctcgagctcgttaactaAAGCACTACGTGGATATGAACCGAGCTCGTTAAATTCGTTAAATAATTTTGATACCACGTCTTCCTTCGGATCTGGGTCCCTCTTGTCTTGAATTCTTGCGCCTGTTATATTAAGAGCATGTTTTATGGCTTTGAATTTCAGAATGCAAAAGATTTTGACTACAAGGTCGATATGAAACAACGTACCGAATCACGTAAGGTTTCTGCCTTGTCATTAAGGATGGTCAGGTTTTCTCCTCTTTCAATGGTCTGCAATTAGAGCACTAAGTGAGTACAAGATGAAGTTTGTGTAAATAGAAATTAGCAAGTACTGGCTATGGCATTTTAATATGAGTGCAGTGCTCAGCAGCATAGGAGATTCATAGTCATCTATTTAGGAATAAGCTCATAAGAAGAATAAGCTCGGTGGTATGGGATTGGGTATGGGATTGCTGGGAGGTGCATTGGGTGGGATGATGATAGGGGACATGATTTCGGATGCTGGGGACTATAATGCTGGCTATGAAGAAGGATATGAAGATGCTGGTGGTGAtcttgatttttaaaaaataacgAGTTTCTTTATGGATTGTTGCTGTTTTTATATGTTGACTGGTAGTACATATAGCTCCGGGACTACTCCTAGGCTTTTAACTCTATATCGCTCTTGGAAGGATTACTCCTAGACACCTAAATCCATATATCTCCTGGAAATACTAATCCTAGACTCCTAACTCCacgcagctcctggaaggactagtccGCACACTACCAGTCATGACCAGCTCGGTCCCGCAAGCCCAACCTTGGTAAATTCCAGCACGTGAGACACTGGCCCAAGCACATgacggggacaactgtcacacatcaatcatgggaataatcagaGCACGTGTCAGAGTATCCTCGGAACATTCCTCAGACAGTGCCACACTGACACATGTAAAATATCCACTCCAGTCAGGTGTACTCtgctcccagaaccaatggctatgatctaaaggtaccgaccccaaaaccctacccttgggctataaatagcccaagaaggtggtgaggttttggggttaatcactctctcacactcatatacacacacagccaccttaCATCCATAcatatcttcatcttccccaaaagcgagttcttactctcacgccggaggcgccgcgggactcgAACCCtccttccggtgttgttttgtaggagcCCCCACCACAGCTACACATTcacagcggcgaaggatccaggcacggcgtcgaaggagcggcccc is a window from the Apium graveolens cultivar Ventura chromosome 1, ASM990537v1, whole genome shotgun sequence genome containing:
- the LOC141677780 gene encoding uncharacterized protein LOC141677780, with the protein product MGQALRRASGRLRNSATDKSPAPPIKTTVDPTPPVVPFEKFSGDSAVPNSVQDGALKINADNMLEEKDPQYDAMLSQMVGRIQSKSGGKSEMGEAFVVERYSRPTPKLRSTKTGGTDRYEERPAPSGTLNISQIRQIVQLHQGKASDHNGPMNIQQIAERFRIDAAQVEKILQFISLPAEDDSKQKKNQQ
- the LOC141677771 gene encoding protein SRC2 homolog; translated protein: MTLKSKPASGNALMELTVKACCIISNIVFKCSSDQYMEYRNLDITLISAKDIKNVNLISKMDVYAIVWIDGGDPGAVIRTPTHKEAGTDPKWNFHMKFTLDDAAAQQNRLTLIIRLRCQRDLGDKDIGDVRIPIKEIIGQNVGDDKEEQLLKYQVRRPDGRQKGELSLSYKFSDKIVGEQTKSKSSEEPITAYPAKYAESGPSSGYQPPQGGYPPAGYQQQGGYPPAGYPPQGAYPPAGYPQQGAPPVAGYGYPPHPYGGYPPQQGYGGYPPQQGYGFAPVQKPHKKNKLGGMGLGMGLLGGALGGMMIGDMISDAGDYSAGYEEGYEDAGGDLDF